The following are encoded in a window of Vespula pensylvanica isolate Volc-1 chromosome 2, ASM1446617v1, whole genome shotgun sequence genomic DNA:
- the LOC122627208 gene encoding ABC transporter G family member 20-like — translation MFETQAIVLKNVTKYYGKKLKILDELNLSVPKGSIYGLLGASGCGKTTLLSCIVGIRKIDSGDIWVLGGKPGNENSGIPGSRVGFMPQDISLVGEFSIIGALYYFGRINGMRDKEIEERYVDLTELLQLPPKHQLVKNVSGGQQRRISFAAALLHNPELLILDEPTVGLDPVLRDNIWKYLSKITKENGVTIVITTHYIDEAKQADKIGLMRFGKLLAQTTPNQLLDRFQCDNLENAFLELSKLQEENRNVSEIDTNVNDNSETIHEMEFMEGSINLSTRPPNAPTRSIKNLSSTSRKLKALIIKNITQFLRHPGGILFSIGFPIIQLLVFHYAFGHDPKDLLIGVVNHDSDNCDLAKIQGSVIYTHNDFGGICDFVDLSCRFLHDINDTTAKKVYYDYLPDVKEDLRKGKLSGIIYFSKNFTQALQRRLENFRYIEEDDIETGEIKIWLDVANRQIGLFLKNRLYDGYFKSMRNIMTECHLPLKIMDIPLSFENPIFGKKNDDYINFSSPTFILSLTFFVTTVMTTAILISDRHEGVWERSIVQGVTTSEILFSHFVVEVSIVIIQVLLICLISFAYFDLDCKGSLFTVVMMIFFMGLCGLFYGFLVSVYCNSHLFADYIVTGSFYPIILLGGFLWPIEGIPPIIKWLSYCLPTTVPGVSLRAILVKGHSVNNPEVYIGFLVISGWTIIMILLCFYGLKRKS, via the exons atgttcgaAACTCAGGCAATCGTTCTGAAAAACGTGACGAAATATTATggaaaaaagttgaaaattcTTGACGAATTGAACCTATCAGTCCCAAAAGGTTCCAT ATATGGACTATTGGGCGCTAGTGGATGTGGAAAGACGACTCTCTTATCGTGCATCGTCGGTATACGAAAAATAGACAGCGGAGATATTTGGGTACTTGGAGGTAAACCGGGCAATGAAAATTCTGGTATTCCAGGATCAAGAGTCGGCTTTATGCCGCAAGACATTTCTCTTGTAGGCGAGTTTTCTATTATTGGTGCGTTATATTACTTCGGAAGAATCAACGGAATGAGAGATAAGGAAATAG AAGAGAGATACGTAGATCTAACCGAACTCTTGCAATTACCACCGAAGCATCAACTTGTAAAAAATGTGAGCGGTGGTCAACAAAGAAGAATATCCTTTGCCGCCGCACTTCTTCACAATCCCGAGTTACTCATCCTTGACGAACCTACCGTTGGTCTTGATCCAGTTTTAAGAGATAA taTTTGGAAGTATTTATCTAAGATAACGAAGGAAAACGGTGTTACCATTGTCATAACAACACATTATATCGATGAAGCAAAACAAGCGGACAAG ATCGGTCTAATGAGATTCGGCAAATTGTTGGCACAAACCACGCCAAATCAATTGTTGGATCGATTCCAATGTGATAATTTAGAGAATGCCTTTCTGGAATTGAGTAAACTTCAAGAGGAGAATAGAAATGTTTCAGAAATTGACACAAATGTGAATGATAATTCTGAGACGATACATGAAATGGAATTCATGGAAGGTTCTATCAATCTTTCTACAAGGCCACCGAATGCTCCTACaagatcaattaaaaatttat cCTCGACTTCTAGAAAACTAAAGGCTCTTATAATCAAGAATATTACGCAATTTCTACGTCATCCTGg AGGAATTTTATTCTCTATAGGATTTCCGATAATTCAActtcttgtttttcattaTGCTTTCGGTCACGATCCTAAAGATTTGCTAATCGGTGTCGTTAATCACGACTCCGATAACTGTGACCTCGCTAAAATACAAGGAAGTGTTATTTACACGCATAACGATTTTGGTGGTATATGCGACTTCGTTGATCTTAGCTGTCGATTTTTACACGATATAAATGATACCACTGCGAAAAAA gTATATTATGATTACTTGCCGGATGTGAAGGAGGatttaagaaaaggaaaactttctggaataatatattttagtaaAAACTTTACGCAAGCTTTGCAAAGAAGATTGGaaaattttagatatatcGAAGAAGATGATATCGAAACGGGAGAGATTAAAATTTGGTTGGACGTAGCCA acagacaaataggcctttttttgaaaaatagacTCTATGACGGATATTTCAAGAGCATGCGAAATATTATGACAGAATGTCACTTGCCTTTAAAAATTATGGATATACCGTTAAGt ttcGAGAATCCTATTTTTGGCAAAAAGAACGACGACTATATCAATTTTAGTTCACCTACTTTTATCTTATC attaACTTTTTTCGTAACAACAGTAATGACAACAGCGATATTAATCTCTGATAGGCATGAAGGCGTTTGGGAAAGGAGTATCGTGCAAG GAGTGACAACATCAGAGATACTATTCTCCCACTTTGTGGTGGAAGTGTCGATAGTTATTATACAGGTCTTactaatttgtttaataagcTTTGCTTATTTTGATTTGGACTGTAAAGGCTCCCTATTCACGGTTGTcatgatgatattttttatgggTCTATGTGGATTGTTTTATG GTTTCTTAGTTTCGGTATACTGTAATTCACATCTGTTTGCGGATTATATCGTCACTGGAAGTTTCTATCCTATAATACTTCTTGGTG GATTTCTTTGGCCCATCGAAGGAATACCACCTATAATTAAATGGTTAAGTTATTGTTTGCCAACAACGGTACCAGGTGTTTCATTAAGAGCGATCTTAGTCAAAGGTCATTCTGTTAATAATCCGGAGGTTTACATCGGTTTTCTCGTGATAAGTGGATGGACAATAATCATGATCCTCCTTTGTTTCTATGGccttaaaagaaaatcataa